From one Eucalyptus grandis isolate ANBG69807.140 chromosome 9, ASM1654582v1, whole genome shotgun sequence genomic stretch:
- the LOC104419700 gene encoding mannose/glucose-specific lectin — MPFGTAKGRYFSFPYSGGKIIGFHGRCDGPRLESIGAYYEPIPHTYPIKVFGPFGGAGGDSWDDGQYVHISRIAVRYGTVIDSIAFDYIDTNGSKRSIRHGGNSGENICEVKLAYPDEYITSFSGYINSNNSHGLINSLTFRTNKRIWGPIGKEEGKYFSLPSEAGKLVGFFGRSGTLLDSIGAHIELFSNKLYPFKSVGLFGGSGGSSWDDGNHHANVRKIIIVFEPSREPIIESITFQYEEEDGDLRLCERHGGTDQGEIHVIDLYDSDEYLTSISGYIRSSSSCPTVIRSLTFQSNKRTIGPVGDEKGVYFSSPTTGGKIIGFYGRSGDHLDAIGVYFEPISHLYPIKSIGPFGGLGGNAWDDGKFSGVREIEIMHDDMIHYIFFCYDKNGEPVCSYRRGAGTRNGKAKVTKVRLDYPREYLTSISGYKRETDKPIVDSLTFYSNKGRYGPFGKEIGRYFGYPSTGSKIIGFYGRSGSNLDSIGVYAEPISHLYPFKSLGPFGGEGGDPWDDGVHTDVRGFDIVVGSVIDSIRVEYDYNGSSVQCSKHGGDSGDRHEVKLDYPKERLISISGYIRESGGSPPTVIQSLKIHTTRGIYGPFGKAKGKKFCIPSDAIGGRIIGFYGRSGSHLDSIGARLEPYS; from the exons ATGCCATTTGGAACCGCAAAAGGAAggtatttttcatttccatacaGCGGCGGCAAAATTATTGGGTTTCATGGGAGGTGTGATGGCCCTCGTCTCGAGTCCATTGGAGCTTATTATGAACCGATTCCTCATACGTATCCCATTAAGGTCTTTGGGCCTTTTGGAGGTGCAGGTGGAGATTCCTGGGATGATGGACAATATGTCCATATAAGCAGAATCGCCGTTCGGTATGGAACGGTCATTGATTCTATCGCTTTTGATTACATCGACACCAACGGCTCCAAACGGTCGATTAGGCATGGTGGAAATAGCGGGGAGAATATTTGCGAG GTTAAATTGGCATACCCGGATGAGtacataacttctttttctggATATATCAATTCAAACAATAGTCACGGTCTAATCAACTCGCTCACATTTCGAACCAACAAAAGAATATGGGGACCGATTGGAAAAGAGGAAGGGAAGTATTTTTCCTTGCCATCAGAAGCTGGGAAACTTGTTGGATTTTTTGGTAGAAGTGGTACTTTACTTGATTCTATAGGAGCACACATTGAGCTCTTCTCGAACAAGCTGTATCCCTTCAAATCAGTGGGGTTATTTGGGGGTTCAGGTGGTTCATCTTGGGATGACGGCAACCACCATGCTAACGTGAGAAAAATCATAATTGTATTCGAACCAAGTAGAGAACCGATTATCGAGTCAATCACATTTCAATATGAAGAGGAGGATGGAGATCTAAGGTTATGTGAAAGACATGGTGGCACAGATCAAGGCGAGATCCATGTG ATTGATCTGTATGATTCGGATGAGTATCTAACTTCGATATCAGGGTACATAAGAAGTTCTAGTTCTTGTCCCACTGTCATTCGCTCGCTCACCTTTCAAAGTAACAAACGGACAATTGGACCAGTTGGTGATGAAAAGGGAGTCTACTTCTCGTCGCCTACAACGGGTGGCAAAATAATCGGATTTTATGGAAGAAGCGGTGACCATCTTGATGCGATCGGAGTATATTTTGAGCCAATTTCTCATCTTTACCCGATCAAATCAATTGGACCATTTGGAGGCCTAGGTGGGAATGCTTGGGATGATGGTAAGTTCAGCGGTGTGAGGGAGATTGAGATCATGCACGATGATATGATccattacattttcttttgttatgaCAAGAATGGTGAACCGGTTTGCTCCTATAGACGGGGTGCTGGCACCAGAAATGGTAAGGCCAAAGTCACCAAG GTTCGATTGGATTATCCACGAGAGTACTTGACATCAATCTCTGGCTACAAGCGAGAGACTGACAAACCCATCGTTGACTCGCTCACATTTTATAGCAATAAAGGAAGATATGGTCCCTTTGGCAAAGAAATAGGAAGGTACTTCGGGTATCCATCGACCGGAAGCAAAATCATCGGCTTTTATGGAAGATCCGGTTCAAATCTCGATTCTATTGGAGTATATGCAGAACCAATATCACACTTGTACCCTTTCAAGTCCCTCGGACCGTTCGGAGGTGAAGGTGGAGATCCTTGGGATGATGGAGTACATACCGATGTGAGAGGATTTGATATTGTGGTTGGATctgtgattgattccatcagAGTTGAATATGATTATAATGGTTCCTCGGTTCAATGCTCTAAACACGGTGGAGATAGTGGAGACAGGCATGAG GTCAAGCTAGACTATCCCAAGGAGCGTTTGATTTCCATATCAGGTTACATAAGAGAAAGCGGAGGCTCTCCACCCACCGTTATCCAATCTCTGAAAATACATACCACTAGAGGCATCTATGGACCGTTTGGCAAGGCAAAGGGCAAGAAATTTTGTATTCCATCAGATGCTATTGGTGGCAGGATCATCGGGTTTTATGGACGGTCTGGATCACATCTTGACTCAATTGGAGCACGTTTGGAACCATATAGTTAG